One part of the Salvelinus sp. IW2-2015 linkage group LG28, ASM291031v2, whole genome shotgun sequence genome encodes these proteins:
- the LOC111954106 gene encoding uncharacterized protein yields the protein MAITNNGLSVLVLLMTCSILETREFIDISSLVSQAFNTEYNPHLSHVREKRAVLSNRWNYIIDVEVNVSDIKTIEQIKSAVNSTSLPLTINNSTEITDVDITSVCYPSGTGFQCRCEDQYRWSCNNCAIYGACEENTDKPCGCINAIPSDGEYCQSVQNPNFTACPTTTASPSTGPTVPATLYEYMIEIELNTTDVTVIDQLRGILRNAIFPVRINNLIQITGVNMSTVCYPNGTGFQCRCEDQYRWSCDQCVSYGKC from the exons ATGGCAATAACAAATAATGGGCTGAGTGTCCTTGTCCTCCTGATGACATGCTCTATTTTGGAAACACGGGAATTCATTGATATTTCAAGCCTTGTTTCACAG GCATTCAACACAGAGTACAACCCACATCTGTCACATGTTAGGGAAAAAAGAGCAG TATTATCCAATCGATGGAACTACATAATTGATGTTGAAGTGAACGTGTCAGACATCAAAACAATAGAGCAAATTAAGTCAGCTGTGAATTCAACAAGTCTTCCCCTCACTATCAACAACTCCACTGAAATCACTGATGTTGACATCACTTCTG TTTGCTACCCAAGTGGTACTGGATTCCAGTGCAGATGTGAGGATCAGTATCGTTGGTCGTGTAACAATTGCGCTATCTATGGGGCATGTGAAGAAAATACAGATAAACCCTGTGGATGTATTAATGCAATTCCTTCCGATGGAGAGTACTGCCAGTCGGTTCAAAACCCAA acTTTACAGCATGTCCAACAACAACAGCCTCTCCTTCAACAG GTCCAACAGTACCAGCAACTCTCTATGAGTACATGATTGAAATTGAGCTGAACACCACAGACGTTACAGTGATAGATCAACTGAGAGGCATTCTGAGAAATGCTATTTTCCCTGTCAGAATCAATAATCTGATACAAATCACCGGTGTAAACATGTCTACAG TTTGCTACCCAAATGGTACTGGATTCCAGTGCAGATGTGAGGACCAGTATCGTTGGTCATGTGACCAGTGTGTCTCTTATGGGAAATGTTGA